In the Leptolyngbya sp. FACHB-261 genome, one interval contains:
- a CDS encoding glucose 1-dehydrogenase, which produces MPYVSRKLNQENTMSQKLSGKVALVTGGSSGIGLATAKRFVAEGAYVFITGRRQTELDAAVNEIGKNVTGIQSDVSNLADLDRLYATIEQEQGHLDVIFANAGGGELIPLGSITEEHFDKTFNTNVKGLLFTVQKALPLMPEGASIILNASTNSIKGIPAFSVYGATKAAVRSFARTWTLDLKDRQIRVNAVSPGFIPTPAYDLLWGLSEEQLKEFVASQANNIPLGRAGTPDEIAKAVVFLASDDSSFVNGIELFVDGGMAQI; this is translated from the coding sequence ATGCCTTACGTTTCCCGTAAACTCAACCAGGAAAACACTATGTCACAAAAACTCTCAGGAAAAGTTGCGCTTGTCACTGGCGGCTCCAGCGGCATCGGTCTTGCTACTGCCAAGCGATTTGTCGCTGAAGGTGCCTATGTCTTTATCACGGGTCGTCGTCAGACTGAACTTGATGCTGCTGTAAACGAGATCGGTAAAAACGTTACTGGCATTCAGAGCGATGTTTCAAATCTGGCAGACCTTGATCGGCTTTACGCGACGATCGAGCAAGAGCAAGGCCACTTAGATGTGATCTTTGCAAATGCTGGTGGTGGCGAGCTCATCCCGCTTGGATCGATCACCGAAGAACACTTTGACAAAACCTTCAACACCAATGTCAAGGGTCTACTGTTCACTGTGCAGAAGGCACTGCCGCTGATGCCAGAGGGCGCTTCCATCATCCTGAATGCCTCAACTAATTCCATCAAGGGTATCCCAGCCTTCAGCGTGTATGGTGCCACCAAAGCTGCCGTGCGATCGTTTGCCCGCACCTGGACACTCGACCTCAAAGACCGCCAGATTCGAGTGAATGCGGTCAGCCCTGGTTTCATTCCGACTCCCGCTTACGATCTTCTCTGGGGACTCAGTGAAGAGCAGTTGAAAGAATTTGTGGCGAGCCAAGCTAACAATATTCCATTGGGACGAGCTGGCACACCCGACGAGATCGCCAAAGCTGTTGTCTTTCTCGCTTCAGATGACAGCAGCTTTGTAAACGGCATTGAGCTATTCGTCGATGGTGGCATGGCACAAATCTAA